The proteins below are encoded in one region of Rhododendron vialii isolate Sample 1 chromosome 7a, ASM3025357v1:
- the LOC131331854 gene encoding anthocyanin synthase produces MVTTMVAPSRVESLASSGIQSIPKEYVRPEEELTSIGNIFEEEKKHEGPQVPTIDLEDLVSKDKEARERCHEALKKAATEWGVMHLVNHGVPEELADRVRVAGEGFFNQPVEEKEKYANDHASGNIQGYGSKLANNASGQLEWEDYFFHLVHPEDKRDMKIWPKNPSDYISATSEYSKHLRGLTTKVLSALSLGLGLKEDRLETEVGGKDELLIQMKINYYPKCPQPELALGVEAHTDVSALTFILHNMVPGLQLFYEGKWVTAKCVPNSIIMHIGDTVEILSNGKYKSILHRGLVNKEKVRISWAAFCEPPKEKIILKPLPETVSETEPALYPPRTFSQHIEHKLFRKTQELNGAK; encoded by the exons ATGGTGACTACAATGGTGGCCCCGAGTCGCGTCGAAAGCCTTGCCAGCAGCGGGATCCAATCCATCCCGAAGGAGTACGTGAGGCCTGAGGAGGAGCTCACGAGCATCGGAAACATCTTTGAGGAGGAGAAGAAACACGAGGGGCCTCAG GTGCCGACCATCGACCTCGAAGACTTGGTTTCAAAGGACAAAGAGGCCAGAGAGAGATGCCACGAGGCGTTGAAGAAGGCGGCGACCGAGTGGGGCGTGATGCACCTGGTGAACCACGGCGTCCCCGAGGAGCTGGCGGACAGGGTCAGGGTGGCCGGAGAAGGGTTTTTCAATCAGCCggtggaggagaaggagaagtaTGCCAATGATCACGCTTCCGGGAATATCCAGGGGTATGGAAGCAAACTCGCAAACAATGCTAGCGGGCAGCTGGAGTGGGAGGACTATTTTTTCCACCTTGTTCACCCCGAGGACAAGCGGGACATGAAGATTTGGCCCAAGAATCCATCCGACTACAT CTCCGCGACAAGCGAGTACTCGAAGCACCTGAGAGGCCTAACCACCAAGGTCCTATCGGCCCTCTCCCTCGGCTTGGGATTGAAAGAAGACAGGCTAGAAACAGAAGTAGGCGGGAAGGACGAACTCCTCATCCAGATGAAAATCAACTACTACCCGAAATGCCCTCAGCCGGAGCTCGCCCTGGGCGTCGAGGCCCACACCGACGTAAGTGCCCTCACCTTCATCCTCCACAACATGGTTCCCGGCCTGCAGCTCTTCTACGAGGGCAAATGGGTCACGGCGAAATGCGTCCCGAACTCCATCATAATGCACATCGGCGACACGGTCGAGATTCTGAGCAACGGGAAGTACAAGAGTATCCTCCACAGGGGGCTCGTCAACAAGGAAAAGGTCAGGATCTCGTGGGCGGCTTTCTGCGAGCCGCCCAAGGAGAAGATCATCCTGAAGCCGCTCCCGGAGACCGTGTCGGAGACTGAGCCGGCGCTGTACCCGCCGCGCACCTTTTCGCAGCACATCGAGCACAAGTTGTTCAGGAAGACCCAGGAACTCAACGGGGCCAAATGA